One genomic window of Salvia miltiorrhiza cultivar Shanhuang (shh) chromosome 4, IMPLAD_Smil_shh, whole genome shotgun sequence includes the following:
- the LOC131021779 gene encoding TGACG-sequence-specific DNA-binding protein TGA-1A-like: protein MMNSTSTQFVPSRRMGIYEPIHQMGMWGDFKGNNCLDASPPMILEVDPKLDNQSEDTSHGTVGPSNKYDQEASKPPDKVLRRLAQNREAARKSRLRKKAYVQQLESSKLRLIQLEQELGRARQQGLYSGSALDASPLGYAGSMNPGIATFELEYGHWVEEQDRQLSDLRNALHSSETGDVELRIFVDGGLAHYFDLFTMKAIAAKTDVFFLMSGMWKTSAERFFFWIGGFRPSELLKVLLPHLEPLSEQQRLDLGNLTQSCQQAEDALSQGMERLHQILGEAIAKQLGEGNYLPQVGAAIEKLDDLVRFVGQADHLRQETLQQISRILTTRQAARGLLALGEYFQRLRALSSLWSSRPRQSS from the exons ATGATGAATTCCACATCCACACAATTTGTTCCCTCAAGACGGATGGGCATATATGAGCCGATCCATCAGATGGGCATGTGGGGAGATTTCAAAGGTAACAATTGTCTGGATGCATCTCCACCGATGATTCTGGAGGTTGACCCTAAACTAGATAATCAG TCAGAGGATACTTCACATGGAACTGTTGGACCTTCAAATAAATACGACCAAGAAGCAAGTAAACCACCTGATAAG GTTTTAAGGCGTCTAGCACAGAACCGTGAGGCTGCTCGTAAAAGTCGTCTAAGGAAAAAG GCCTATGTTCAGCAATTAGAAAGCAGTAAACTAAGGCTTATTCAGTTAGAGCAAGAGCTCGGCCGTGCTCGGCAACAG GGTTTGTACTCTGGAAGCGCTTTAGATGCTAGTCCACTAGGTTATGCTGGGAGTATGAACCCAG GTATTGCTACATTTGAACTGGAGTACGGACACTGGGTGGAAGAACAAGATAGACAATTATCTGATCTGAGGAATGCTTTGCATTCATCAGAAACGGGAGATGTGGAACTGCGAATATTCGTTGATGGTGGACTTGCACATTATTTTGATCTTTTCACAATGAAAGCTATAGCTGCAAAGACAGATGTATTCTTTCTGATGTCTGGCATGTGGAAAACTTCGGCTGAGCGTTTTTTCTTCTGGATTGGCGGTTTTCGGCCTTCAGAACTTCTAAAG GTTCTCTTACCACATCTGGAGCCATTGTCAGAACAACAACGTttggatcttggcaatctcACACAATCGTGTCAGCAAGCAGAAGACGCGTTATCACAGGGGATGGAGAGACTCCACCAAATTCTCGGGGAGGCCATAGCCAAACAACTCGGTGAAGGGAACTATCTCCCACAGGTTGGTGCTGCCATCGAGAAGTTGGATGATCTGGTGAGGTTCGTCGGTCAG GCAGACCATCTGAGGCAAGAAACTCTGCAGCAGATTTCGCGGATCCTCACCACCCGGCAGGCAGCTCGAGGGCTTCTTGCTTTGGGTGAGTACTTTCAACGTCTCCGAGCATTGAGTTCCCTTTGGTCGTCACGGCCTCGTCAATCCTCCTAG